In the Methanothermobacter marburgensis str. Marburg genome, GAGGACTTAAAAGCACATTTCTCAGTGGAGAGGGACTTGTAGCCGAATTTGAAGGTACAGGAACCGTTTACATGCAGACAAGAAGTGTTGATAGCTTCGTTGGATGGTTAATACCCATGCTCCCCTCAAGGGATTAGGTTGATGAATTCATAACTCATGGTGGTGATTCGGTGGCTGGGAACAGTACCGGCAAAGTATTCAGGGTTACAACCTTCGGGTCCAGCCATGGACCTGCACTTGGGGCGGTTATCGATGGCTGCCCCGCAGGCCTTAAACTGAGTGAAGAGGACATCCAGAGGGAACTAGACAGGAGAAGACCCGGTACGAGCAGTTTAACTACCCCCAGGGGTGAAATGGACAGGGTTGAGATACTTTCAGGGATATTCGAGGGTAAAACAGACGGGACCCCCATAGCAGGAATTGTCAGGAACCGTGACGTTGACTCTGCAAGTTACAGTAACCTCAAGTCGGTGCCAAGACCCGGCCACGGCGACTACACCTGGAGGGTCAGGTTCGGCCACTATGACCACCGTGGAGGTGGCCGTGGAAGTGGAAGGGTAACCATTGGACACGTGATTGGCGGGGCGGTTGCAAAGAAACTCATCGGAACCCATGGTATCCAGGTGAACGCACACGTGGTACAGGTGGGTGACATCAGGGCAGACCGGGTAAACCTGAAACTGATAGGGGAGTACGCAGAGAGAAACCCTGTTAGATGTGCTGATCCCGCTGCGGCCAGATTGATGGAGAAAGCCATCCTTGATGCTAAGGAAATGGGTGACTCCATTGGCGGAGTCGTTGAGGTTGTGGCGCTGGGGGTGCCCGCCGGGCTTGGAGACCCTGTCTTCAGTAAACTTGACGCTGAACTCGCAGCCGCACTCATGGGTATCGGGGCTGTGAAGGGTGTGGAGATAGGAATGGGATTTGAGGTTGCAGAGCACCATGCCAGTGAAATAAACGACGAGTTCTACATCTCTGGCGGTGAAATAAGGACAACCACCAACACCTCAGGGGGTATACTCGGGGGTATATCCAGCGGCATGCCCATAACTGCAAGGATAGCTGTGAAGCCCACACCATCAATATCGCTGCCCCAGAGAAGCGTCGACCTTGAGATGATGGAGGAGACCGGGATTGAGATCCATGGAAGGCACGACCCCTGCATATGCCCGAGGGTTGTGCCTGTGGCCGAGGCCGCAGTCGCGATGGTCCTTGCAGACCACATGATAAGGGCCGGTTTCATCCACCCCACAGATATAAGCAAGAAGGAAAATGACGGATAAACTGGTTGAATTCCTTGAGGAACTCAGCAGGGCGCTTATAGCCTCAGGAAACTCTGTTTCTGAGACTGAAAGAATTTTAAGAGGCATTGCAGAGTCACAGAATGTGGAGGTTGAGGTTTCGGTCCTCCCAACCATGTTGATAATCAAGGCTGGCGGGGAGACATCACGGATGAGCCTTGCAGCCCAGTCACCAGGTGTGATGCCTCTCCACCAAGTTACAAAGATTTACAGGCTCATTGACGCTGTCAGGTCAGGCGGGACCGAAATCAGCGACGCACTTGATGAACTCAGGGAAATAGTGGGTGGACCCCACAGGTTCGGGCGCTACGGGATGTTCCTCGGGTACCTGCTCCTCTCAGTGGGGATAGCCTTCCTGATACAGCCTGATCTGAACCTTGTTGTCTATTCCTCCCTTCTGAGCGTAATATCAGGTGCGCTGATAGTGCTGGGTTATGGTAACAGGAGGCTCTCCCTAATCATGCCTGTACTCGCCTCCTTCACGGTTTCAGGTGTTGCATTCTTTCTGATAAGGGCGGGGGCCGTCACAGGTAACCTCACCCTCATTGTACCCCCACTCATATACTTCATCCCGGGGGTCACCCTCACAACGGGCATATATGAACTTGCAAGCGGTGAACTCGTATCAGGGTCCAGCAGGGTGATATACGGCTGTATGCTCCTTCTGCTCCTGGTATTCGGTGTTCTGATGGGTATGCAGATCAATGGATTTCCCCAGGAGGAATTCGCGGCAATCAAAATTTCAACACTTAGTTACAGTCCCTACATTGGCGCTGTGCTCTTTGCGGCTGGAATATACCTCTTCCTATCGGTTTACAGAAGCGATTTTCCCTGGATACTCCTTGTGCTCTACACGGCACTTGTTGGTCAGCAGCTTGGAAACACCATTGGAGGAGGGCTTCTTGGGGCCTTTCTGGGTGCCCTCTCCATGACACTGGTGGCTAGGGCCATTGAGATGGCTAGTAAAACCCCCCACTTTGTCACGCTCTACCCTGCCTTCTGGTTCCTTGCACCGGGGTCCATAGGGTTCATAGGACTTGCCAATCTCCTTGGAAAGAACTACCTGACCTCCATTGCCGAGATAACACTCTTTTCAATGACGGTGATTGCAATAGCCCTCGGACTCCTGGTTGGAGCCCTTCTGACCGAACCATTCCATGAAAAAATAAGAGCCCCGAGCGGGGATTGAACCCGCGACCTCGGGATTACGAATCCCGCGCTCTCCCACCTAAGCTACCGGGGCATGTCAAGAATTAATGCATTTTTATTATATAAAATTTTTTGGTGCCCCAGGTTCTCACCCTTCCGCACCATCTCAGGCAAAATCAGCGGATCATGTTAAAAATGCCGCTCTCATCCAGTTCAATTTTCATCCCATCCCTCGCTGCCAGTGTACGGATCCCTGTGACCTCCTGAACCCTGAATGCCTCCATTTCAGGGTCATTGAGTATCATCTTCATTCCAAGGTGGCTCATCACCGCAAGTCCCGGTTCAACCTCCTCAACGAGTTTTATGAAGTCATCGGTGCACATGTGACCCCTTATATGGTCGTTCCCGGGCCTTATGACGCTTGCTATGAGAACATCCGCATCCCTGTGGTATTCTGAGAGCCCATCAAAGTATTCTGTATCCGATGTGTAGGATACTGTAAGATCACCGGCCCTCAGTTTGAATCCCACCCCTGTGGGGTCTCCATGCACGGTCCCTGTACCCATCACCTCAATCTCCCCTATCTCCACGGTCTCGCCGGGGGATAGTGTCAGGCAGCGAGATTTTCTCTTGTGATAATCTGATATGCAGGGACCCCAGTCCCTGTAGCCATCTATGACACTCACACTACCCACAACAGTCCCATTCTGGCGGGTCATCCCTCTTGTCATCGCCTCTATGAGTACCTCGGCGTCGGTGTAATGGTCCGTATGTGAATGTGAGACCATGACTGCATCCAGTTTTCTGGGGTCAGCATCGAACTGGTAGGACCTCACAAGGGCACCCGGACCGGGATCCACATGGATGTTCATTCCACCGAATCCATCAATTCTAAGTCCACCGGTCATCCTCTTCTGTGTTATGGTGGCGAAATCGTCCGCCACCACTCCCCAGAAATGTTAGCCTCATTTTATATCACCTATCTATGTAATGGGGGGAGATTATAAAAATCTATCCCCCTGACGATTTCTTAAAAGTCTATTCCTCAGTGCGGCAGATTATGACGTCGCACTCAAGTTTTATGTCCCTGCCGTCCACGCAGAGGTTCTCGTTCCTCACAGCGACCCCCTCACCTGCAGCCACCGCAACATCGTCTGAGAGCCTCATGAGAACATTCTCACCGGGGCCTGCAACACGTTTCCATCTGGTGTCGTAGGCCTCGACACCATCTGAAAGTTTCACCTCAACATGGTTGCCGTCCTGACTGATTACACGGCCAACCTCCCCCTCAGTGAGTATTCTGGATGCCAGTTTCATCTCCTCTCTGCGATCAAGCATCTCTTGTTTAAGTTTAGCCCTCCACTTCTGGAGGAGCCGGACGTCCCTAACGATTGTATCGCTGAGAAGCTTATGTGCGCTCCTTTTATCCAGTGAGGGACTCTTCATGAAGATATCATATTTACTGCCAACTGAGGGGGTTCTGGATGAAACGTAATCCATGAGTTCCCTGAAAAGATTTTCAACCTCCTTGAGGGTCGTCTTTGTCTTCCACCTCTTCTTAAGGAACCTGTTTGTCAGTTCCTTGGCCACCTTATTTCCGAAGACGATTATCGCAGTTTCACCCTTCTCCATGCTGGTTATCCTTGAGCCTGTGAGATCTATTATCTGATAGGCCCCTGTTGTTGCGTATATCCTTCTCCTCTTTGTCTCGAATGGGGTTTTCTGGCTTATCTCCCCAACAACCACATCCCCCAGGCTTCTCACCTTGGCTGTGTCATCTGTGACCTTTATACTGACACCAAGCTCCGACGCCCTTCTGTGGAGTTCATCGTCACTCTTTATCTTCCCACTGTATAGTTCCTCTTCAAGCTTTTCCCTCTTTGATTTATCCCCAAAGTAGGCTATTCTGCGTTTGTCTCCTGCTATCACGCATCCCCTGGTACTTATGTATGTTATGATGAGACTCATTGTGGATCACCAACAGGTACCATATTTGATTGGGGAAATAATAAATGATTCGAATCCTCACCAGCAAACGCCTCTTAATATTAATAAAGCCGGATCAACATAATTGATGTTGAGGGGAGGAAATGAAAGGTAAAGAATTCACTAATTCTCTGATAAATGAGAAGAGTCCCTACCTGCTTCAGCATGCCCACAACCCTGTTAACTGGTACCCGTGGGGGGATGAGGCATTCCAGCTGGCAGGGGAGGAAGAAAAACCCATATTTCTATCCATAGGCTACTCGACATGTCACTGGTGCCATGTGATGGCACGGGAATCCTTTGAGGACCCTGAAATCGCAGACATACTCAATGAAAACTTTGTGGCTGTCAAGGTTGATAGGGAGGAGCGCCCTGACATCGACGCCATATACATGAAGGTCTGCCAGATGATGACCGGGACAGGTGGCTGGCCCCTCACCATCATCATGACACCTGAGGGGGAACCATTCTTTGCAGGAACCTACTTCCCGCCCGACGACCGGGGCGGTGTACCAGGCCTCAGGACAATCCTCGAAAGGGTGGTTCTGCTCTGGAAGAACGACCCTGATGGAATAGTAAAAACTGCCAGGGATGTTGTCAGTGCCCTTAAAAAGTCTGTGGCGAAAGCATCCAAACTCAAACCTGAAACCGTGGATGCAGCATATGAGTATCTAAGGAGGAACTTCGATACCCGGAACGGCGGCTTCGGGTCCTACCAGAAGTTCCCGACACCCCACAACATCTACTTCCTCCTGAGGTATCACCTGAGGCGAGGGGACGATGAGGCCCTGAGGATGGTTAACCTTACCCTAAGGAGGATGAGGTACGGGGGCATATATGACCAGCTGGGCTACGGATTCCACAGATACGCGGTTGAACCCACCTGGACTGTGCCACACTTTGAGAAGATGCTCTATGATCAGGCACTGATACTGAAAGCCTACCTGGAGGCCTTCCAGGTTACCTGTGATGATCTCTACAAAAAAACCGCCCTTGAGATTGTTGAATACGTTCTTGGAAACCTCCAGTCCCCTGAGGGGGCTTTCTATTCAGCAGAGGATGCCGAGAGTGAGGGAGTTGAGGGTAAGTACTACCTCTGGAGGGCCTCTGAGATACGCGAGGTCCTGGGGGATGACGCAAACGTTGTAATGCGCTACTTCAACGTCCTTGAGGATGGAAACTTTGCAGGTGATGTGAGGGGGGAGAACATACTCCACATTGGCTCCCCATGGAGGGTTGCAGATGAGTTCAACCTCACACTTGATGAGCTCAATGAGATCATAGAGAATGCAAGGAGGCACCTCCTTGAGAGGAGGATGGAGCGGCCGACCCCCGCCCTGGATGATAAGATATTAACTGACTGGAACGGCCTTATGCTTGGGGCCCTTGCAGCGTGTGGGAGGATCCTCGACAGCGAAGAGGCCCTGGCCGCCGCAGAGAGATGCCTCAAATTCATCATGGACAACCTACACGTGGATGGTGAGCTTCTTCACCGCTACCGTGACTCGGAGGCTGGAATAGACGGAAAGCTCGATGATTACGCATTCCTCATCTGGGGCCTCCTTGAGTTGCATGATGCGACCTTCAGGGAGGGTTACGTTGAGATGGCCCTTGAACTATCAGAATCCCTTGAGGATAGATTCGGTGCCCCTGATGGTGGATTCTATTTAACCGATGACCCCAAGCTAATAGTAAGACCCATGGATGCGACTGATGGTGCTATACCCTCAGGAAACTCTGTGCAGATGCTTAACCTCCTGAGGCTGGGAGGCATCCTCGAGGATGATGATCTAACAGAATCTGCCAGGGGCGTGATGAGGGCCTTTGCCGGTGATGTTGAATCTGCACCGGCAGCCCACACATTCCTCCTCTCCAATTTAGAGTGGGCCATCAGTGGAGGGAGGTCACTCACCGTCGTATGCAGCGGAAACCCCGTTATACCCGTGGAGCTCATGAAGAAACTGATACCTGACTTCACCATGACCGTTATGCCCCGTGACTGGCCCATTGCACCCCCACACCTTAGGGGTAAGAGGGCCCCGCCTGAGGGCTGCGCCTACTACCTCTGTGATGGCAGCAGATGCTACCCCCCGCTGAATGATCCCAGAGACGTCATGGAACACTTGGGGGTGATCTAGGATGGAGATGCACAGACACCATGAAATGGAATACAGGAGGCGGTTCATTGTATGCCTCCTACTTACCATCCCTGTTATCCTGCTTGGTGAACTGCCAACAGGGACTGTTCTGGTAAGCTTTGAGGGTAGTGAATTCGTTGTTCTGATTATATCCTCCATCATCTTCTTCTATGGGGGCTACCCCTTCCTGAGGGGATCCCTGAGGGAGATCTCATCCCGAACCCCCGGTATGATGACCCTCATCGCAGTGGCCATAACCATGGCGTACATCTACAGCCTGGGGGTACTGGCGGGCCTTGAGGGTATGGTATTCTTCGTTGAACTTGTAACCCTTATTGACGTCATGCTACTGGGGCACTGGATCGAGATGAGATCCGTCCGGAGCGCCTCAGGGGCCATTGAGAGGCTTGCAAGGCTCATCCCCAAGAAGGCCCACCTCCTGGTCGACGGGAAGGTTGAGGATGTTGATGTGGCCGACCTCAAACCAGGTGACATTGTGCTTGTGAGGTCAGCGGAGAAGATACCCACTGATGGAACCGTGATAAAGGGGGAGTCCCATGTAAATGAGGCGCTGCTCACAGGGGAGTCCGTTCCCATCAGAAAATCCCCTGGTGACCTGGTTATTGGGGGTTCCATCAACACCGGAGGCTCCCTAACCGTGGAGGTGGAGCGTGTTGGTGAGGAATCATTCATTTCCCAGATAATCCAGCTTGTGGGAACGGCCCAGGAGGGAAGGACAAGAACGCAGGTGCTGGCAGACAGGGCGGCATTCTGGTTAACCCTTGTCGCCCTTACAGGGGGGGCTATCACATTCACAGCGTGGTACGCAATTGGTATGGGAGCCTTCTTCTCACTTGAAAGGTCAGTGACGGTCATGGTCACCGCCTGCCCCCATGCCCTGGGACTTGCAATACCCCTTGTGATAGCGGTCTCCACCGCAATCTCAGCAGGAAGGGGGATACTCATAAGGAACCGGAAAGCCTTCGAAAACGCCATGAACCCTGATGTTGTTGTCTTTGACAAGACAGGGACACTGACTGTTGGTGAGCTGGGAATAACCGATGTCATATCCTTTGACCCTGAAATGGATGAAGGGGAAATACTATCCTATGCTGCAGCCGTTGAGTCAGCCTCCAGTCACCCCATAGCCAGGGGCATAGTTGAGGCCGTGGATGAGGTGCTCCCTGTGGAGAACTTTGCGGCGATAGGTGGAAGGGGCGTCATGGGGCATGTGAACGGATCAAGGGTGAAGGTACTCAGCTACAGTTACACAGAGGAACTCGGACTCATGGTTAAGGACCCCCGGGTTGATGAACTCATGGAGCAGCCAAAAACCACGGTCTTTGTAACCGTGAATGATGAACTGAAGGGCTGCATTGCCCTTGCAGATGTCATACGCCCAGAGGCAAGGGAGGCCACTAGGATTCTCAAATCAAGGGGTGTAAGGTGCCTGATGTTAACCGGTGACAGCCAGAGGGTCGCCGAGTGGGTTGCCTCAGAACTTGGCATTGAAGAATACCAGGCAGAACTCATCCCCCAGGAGAAATATGAGGTCATAAGGGGGCTGCAGGACGATGGACTCAGGGTTGCCGTGGTGGGGGATGGTGTCAACGACGCCCCGGCCCTTGCACAGGCAGATATAGGAATAGCCATAGGGGCCGGGACCGACGTGGCGATCGAAAGTGCGGATGTGGTGCTTGTGAGGAGCAACCCCCTGGATGTTGTTGACCTCATGGACCTTGCATCGGCCACCTACAGCAAGATGAAGGAGAACCTGATCTGGGCCACAGGTTACAACGTCATAGCCCTCCCCCTTGCTGCTGGGGTGCTGTATGGTCAGGGCCTTATCCTGACGCCAGCCATGGGGGCCATACTCATGTCTGTAAGTACTGTCATAGTGGCCCTCAACGCCAAGACATTCAGCTTCAGGGGTCAGAGCGGTTAGGTTCACAGCCAGGGAACATAAAATGAAAGGATTAAATATGAGTTGATGGCATATATTAGATGGGTGAAAAAAATGAAAAGGACCCTGGAGAACCTTACAAAGGCCTTCATTGGTGAAAGCCAGGCAAGGAACAGGTACACCTTCTATGCGAAAATTGCAAAGAAGGAGGGATTCGAGCAGATATCCGAGATATTCCTGACCACCGCGGACAATGAGAGGGAACACGCCAAGTGGCTCTTCCGCCTCATAAATCAACTCAGAGAGGAAGCAGGGGATGAGCCCGAGTCCACTGTTGTGGATGCCGAGGCTCCCCTCATACTTGGAAGTACCGATGAGAACCTGATAGCTGCCATTGCAGGTGAGCACTACGAGAACAGCGAAATGTACCCTGAATTTGCCGATGTTGCAGAGGAGGAGGGGTACCCTGAGATTGCCAAGAGGCTCAGGGCGATAGGAGAGGCAGAGAAGCACCACGAGGAACGTTACAGAAAGCTCCTTAAACTTGTTGAAACAGGCAAAGTTTACAGGAAGGATGAACCTGTGGTCTGGGTCTGCAGGAAGTGTGGCTACGTCCATGAGGGTACAGAGCCACCAGAGAAGTGTCCATCATGTGACCACCCCGCCAGGTACTTCCAGGTGAAATGTGAGGAGTACTAGAAGGGAAGCCACATGACAGAAAGGAACCAGATATTCCGGTGCAACGTCTGCGGAAACATCGTTGAGGTGCTCAACCCCGGTGCGGGTCAGCTTGTATGCTGCAACCAGCCAATGGAGCTCCTCGTTGCAAGAAGGACAGATGTTGGCCCTGAAAAGCACGTGCCCGTTGTTGAGAGGAGCGGCGATGGGATCAGGGTTAAAATTGGTGAGGTACCCCACCCAATGGAGGAGAACCATCACATACAGTGGGTAGAGGTCATAGCAGGGGAGGAGGTCCACAGGAGGGATCTCAGTCCAGGTGACAGGCCAGAGGCTGAATTCCCTGTTGACCCTGACTCAGAGTTCATGGTGAGGGCCTACTGCAATATACATGGACTCTGGTACTGAGATGGTCCAATCAACCCTTAAATTAATCCATAGAATGAATTTTGCTGCTCTAAATTTAAATAAGAAGTATCTGGGCATGTATTAGTATGTACGGGATCCTCTAGAGAGTTTTTATGGAAGGAGGCTTTATTTATGAAAATTAAATACATAACCATGATAGTTGAAGATATGGATGAATCCGTCCGATTTTACAGGGATGTCATGGGTTTTGAGGTGGATAGCCACTATGACCTCGGAGATCATGGTGAGATAACCCTCCTCAGGGGTGATGGGGAAACCATGGTGGAGCTCATAAGGAATCCCATCAATAAACAGGGGTTATTCTCGGTGGGAATGGACGTTGATGACCTTGAAGTCACACTCAGGGAGCTGAGATCCCGTGGGGCAAAGGTTGTAATGGAACCAACACCCATAACGGTGGGAAAACTTGCATTCATAGAGGACCCCAATGGGGTGAGGATAGCCCTGATTCAGCACATGGACAGTGAGTGAAGATTAATTTACAGATTATCTGACTCCATACCAGTGAAGAATCCTGACACCATAAACCCCATAGTTACAGACCATCTGGCTCCATAACTGCCAAAAAAAACTGAGCCCATAAACCCAAAACTTTTATTTTTCAAATTATAAAATCCTCTCCATGAAGCGGATCTATCTTATTGCACTCCTTCTTCTTACCGTGAGTGTGAGTGGATGCATAACTTCAGGGAACAGCAGCATCAACCAGCTTACCCCCCAGATAAATGATCATATAAAGAAGGGTGATGCTTATTTCAATGAATCAGCACTTGCAGCAAACAGCTTCAAACTGGACGAGGCGCTTTCAAAGTGTGAACTTGCAGAGAGTGAGTACAGTTCCGCAAGGAGCCTTGCATCCGAGGCCCTGGGTCATGCTAAGGATGCAGGTGACCCCATAGTGGTCAACTACATCGAACTACTGGTCTCTGAGCTGGAGGCAAAACTCAACGCCACCTACCAGCTTAAGAATGCCATACAGATGTTCACACTGAACGATACCGAGAGCGGGAACTCCAATATAGAACTTGCAAATGGTTACATGCTGAGTGCAAAGGAATTTGAAAGAAAAAGACAGGAAATTGTAAATAAAAATCCTGAGAGGTTCAGTTAACCCACAGTACACACTTTTTATAAACTGAAAGGTTCAGGTCCCCTTATGGGGTCCCTTCAACCTGGGTCCCTTCAACCTCCAGGAACCTTTCCCCTGTGATTCTAACAGCCAGCGATCCCACAGGTGCTGTGAAAAGTATGGCAAGCACCGCCATTGCGAGTATTGTTTGACCCGCTGCAACCCCCGCAGCAAGGGGTATGGCACCCACAGCTGCCTGCACAGTAGCTTTTGGTATGTATGCTGCTATGCAGAATACTTTTTCCCTCAAATTAAGGTTGGAGCCCCTGAGTGCCAGGAGCACACCCATGCTCCTTGCTGCAAGTCCCAGGACTATCACCGCAAGTCCCAGGAGCCCCACCTGGAATATGAGTTTAACGTCAACCGCTGCCCCCACAAGCACGAAGAGCAGTATCTCTGCAAATATCCATACCTTGTTGAATTTCTCAGAGAGCTTGAGTCCTGTCTCAGGCATCCTCTCAAGTATAACAAGCCCTGTTACCATCACGCCAACGAGTGCGGCTATCGGGACATGTGCACTGAGTATATCCCCTGC is a window encoding:
- a CDS encoding MBL fold metallo-hydrolase; protein product: MADDFATITQKRMTGGLRIDGFGGMNIHVDPGPGALVRSYQFDADPRKLDAVMVSHSHTDHYTDAEVLIEAMTRGMTRQNGTVVGSVSVIDGYRDWGPCISDYHKRKSRCLTLSPGETVEIGEIEVMGTGTVHGDPTGVGFKLRAGDLTVSYTSDTEYFDGLSEYHRDADVLIASVIRPGNDHIRGHMCTDDFIKLVEEVEPGLAVMSHLGMKMILNDPEMEAFRVQEVTGIRTLAARDGMKIELDESGIFNMIR
- a CDS encoding copper-translocating P-type ATPase, with the protein product MEMHRHHEMEYRRRFIVCLLLTIPVILLGELPTGTVLVSFEGSEFVVLIISSIIFFYGGYPFLRGSLREISSRTPGMMTLIAVAITMAYIYSLGVLAGLEGMVFFVELVTLIDVMLLGHWIEMRSVRSASGAIERLARLIPKKAHLLVDGKVEDVDVADLKPGDIVLVRSAEKIPTDGTVIKGESHVNEALLTGESVPIRKSPGDLVIGGSINTGGSLTVEVERVGEESFISQIIQLVGTAQEGRTRTQVLADRAAFWLTLVALTGGAITFTAWYAIGMGAFFSLERSVTVMVTACPHALGLAIPLVIAVSTAISAGRGILIRNRKAFENAMNPDVVVFDKTGTLTVGELGITDVISFDPEMDEGEILSYAAAVESASSHPIARGIVEAVDEVLPVENFAAIGGRGVMGHVNGSRVKVLSYSYTEELGLMVKDPRVDELMEQPKTTVFVTVNDELKGCIALADVIRPEAREATRILKSRGVRCLMLTGDSQRVAEWVASELGIEEYQAELIPQEKYEVIRGLQDDGLRVAVVGDGVNDAPALAQADIGIAIGAGTDVAIESADVVLVRSNPLDVVDLMDLASATYSKMKENLIWATGYNVIALPLAAGVLYGQGLILTPAMGAILMSVSTVIVALNAKTFSFRGQSG
- a CDS encoding DUF2121 family protein, which encodes MSLIITYISTRGCVIAGDKRRIAYFGDKSKREKLEEELYSGKIKSDDELHRRASELGVSIKVTDDTAKVRSLGDVVVGEISQKTPFETKRRRIYATTGAYQIIDLTGSRITSMEKGETAIIVFGNKVAKELTNRFLKKRWKTKTTLKEVENLFRELMDYVSSRTPSVGSKYDIFMKSPSLDKRSAHKLLSDTIVRDVRLLQKWRAKLKQEMLDRREEMKLASRILTEGEVGRVISQDGNHVEVKLSDGVEAYDTRWKRVAGPGENVLMRLSDDVAVAAGEGVAVRNENLCVDGRDIKLECDVIICRTEE
- the aroC gene encoding chorismate synthase, encoding MAGNSTGKVFRVTTFGSSHGPALGAVIDGCPAGLKLSEEDIQRELDRRRPGTSSLTTPRGEMDRVEILSGIFEGKTDGTPIAGIVRNRDVDSASYSNLKSVPRPGHGDYTWRVRFGHYDHRGGGRGSGRVTIGHVIGGAVAKKLIGTHGIQVNAHVVQVGDIRADRVNLKLIGEYAERNPVRCADPAAARLMEKAILDAKEMGDSIGGVVEVVALGVPAGLGDPVFSKLDAELAAALMGIGAVKGVEIGMGFEVAEHHASEINDEFYISGGEIRTTTNTSGGILGGISSGMPITARIAVKPTPSISLPQRSVDLEMMEETGIEIHGRHDPCICPRVVPVAEAAVAMVLADHMIRAGFIHPTDISKKENDG
- a CDS encoding VOC family protein; this encodes MKIKYITMIVEDMDESVRFYRDVMGFEVDSHYDLGDHGEITLLRGDGETMVELIRNPINKQGLFSVGMDVDDLEVTLRELRSRGAKVVMEPTPITVGKLAFIEDPNGVRIALIQHMDSE
- a CDS encoding threonine/serine exporter family protein — protein: MTDKLVEFLEELSRALIASGNSVSETERILRGIAESQNVEVEVSVLPTMLIIKAGGETSRMSLAAQSPGVMPLHQVTKIYRLIDAVRSGGTEISDALDELREIVGGPHRFGRYGMFLGYLLLSVGIAFLIQPDLNLVVYSSLLSVISGALIVLGYGNRRLSLIMPVLASFTVSGVAFFLIRAGAVTGNLTLIVPPLIYFIPGVTLTTGIYELASGELVSGSSRVIYGCMLLLLLVFGVLMGMQINGFPQEEFAAIKISTLSYSPYIGAVLFAAGIYLFLSVYRSDFPWILLVLYTALVGQQLGNTIGGGLLGAFLGALSMTLVARAIEMASKTPHFVTLYPAFWFLAPGSIGFIGLANLLGKNYLTSIAEITLFSMTVIAIALGLLVGALLTEPFHEKIRAPSGD
- the rbr gene encoding rubrerythrin, which encodes MKRTLENLTKAFIGESQARNRYTFYAKIAKKEGFEQISEIFLTTADNEREHAKWLFRLINQLREEAGDEPESTVVDAEAPLILGSTDENLIAAIAGEHYENSEMYPEFADVAEEEGYPEIAKRLRAIGEAEKHHEERYRKLLKLVETGKVYRKDEPVVWVCRKCGYVHEGTEPPEKCPSCDHPARYFQVKCEEY
- a CDS encoding thioredoxin domain-containing protein, which codes for MKGKEFTNSLINEKSPYLLQHAHNPVNWYPWGDEAFQLAGEEEKPIFLSIGYSTCHWCHVMARESFEDPEIADILNENFVAVKVDREERPDIDAIYMKVCQMMTGTGGWPLTIIMTPEGEPFFAGTYFPPDDRGGVPGLRTILERVVLLWKNDPDGIVKTARDVVSALKKSVAKASKLKPETVDAAYEYLRRNFDTRNGGFGSYQKFPTPHNIYFLLRYHLRRGDDEALRMVNLTLRRMRYGGIYDQLGYGFHRYAVEPTWTVPHFEKMLYDQALILKAYLEAFQVTCDDLYKKTALEIVEYVLGNLQSPEGAFYSAEDAESEGVEGKYYLWRASEIREVLGDDANVVMRYFNVLEDGNFAGDVRGENILHIGSPWRVADEFNLTLDELNEIIENARRHLLERRMERPTPALDDKILTDWNGLMLGALAACGRILDSEEALAAAERCLKFIMDNLHVDGELLHRYRDSEAGIDGKLDDYAFLIWGLLELHDATFREGYVEMALELSESLEDRFGAPDGGFYLTDDPKLIVRPMDATDGAIPSGNSVQMLNLLRLGGILEDDDLTESARGVMRAFAGDVESAPAAHTFLLSNLEWAISGGRSLTVVCSGNPVIPVELMKKLIPDFTMTVMPRDWPIAPPHLRGKRAPPEGCAYYLCDGSRCYPPLNDPRDVMEHLGVI
- a CDS encoding desulfoferrodoxin → MTERNQIFRCNVCGNIVEVLNPGAGQLVCCNQPMELLVARRTDVGPEKHVPVVERSGDGIRVKIGEVPHPMEENHHIQWVEVIAGEEVHRRDLSPGDRPEAEFPVDPDSEFMVRAYCNIHGLWY